A region from the Arvicola amphibius chromosome 12, mArvAmp1.2, whole genome shotgun sequence genome encodes:
- the LOC119802705 gene encoding high mobility group protein B1-like, which translates to MGKGDPKKPRGKMSSYAFFVQTCREEHKKKHPDASVNFSEFSKKCSERWKTMSAKEKGKFEDMAKADKARYEREMKTYIPPKGETKKKFKDPNAPKRPPSAFFLFCSEYRPKIKGEHPGLSIGDAAKNLGEMWNNTAADDKQPYEKTAAKLKEEYEKDIAAYRAKGKPDVEKKGAVKAEKSKKKKEEEDDEEDEEDEEEEEEEEEDDDDE; encoded by the coding sequence ATGGGCAAAGGAGATCCTAAGAAGCCGAGAGGCAAAATGTCCTCGTATGCATTCTTTGTGCAAACTTGCCGGGAGGAACACAAGAAGAAGCACCCAGATGCTTCTGTCAACTTCTCAGAGTTCTCTAAGAAGTGCTCAGAAAGGTGGAAGACCATGTCTgctaaagaaaaggggaaatttgaaGACATGGCCAAGGCTGACAAGGCTCGTTAtgaaagggaaatgaaaacatacatCCCCCCCAAAGGGGAGACCAAAAAGAAGTTCAAGGACCCCAATGCACCCAAGAGGCCTCCTTCggccttcttcttgttctgttctgAGTATCGCCCCAAAATCAAAGGAGAGCACCCTGGCTTATCCATTGGTGATGCTGCAAAGAACCTGGGAGAGATGTGGAACAACACCGCTGCAGATGACAAGCAGCCCTACGAAAAGACAGCTGCCAAGCTGAAGGAGGAGTACGAAAAGGATATCGCTGCCTACAGAGCTAAAGGAAAACCCGATGTAGAGAAGAAGGGGGCGGTCAAGgcagaaaagagcaagaaaaagaaggaagaggaagatgacgAGGAGGacgaagaggatgaggaggaggaggaagaagaggaagaagatgatgatgatgaataa